The Bombus vancouverensis nearcticus chromosome 3, iyBomVanc1_principal, whole genome shotgun sequence genomic sequence TGGTATACAACGCATTAAATGGTGTAGTTGTAATTTATAAACCTGCATCTTTACACTACAATAGAATGAGAGAAACGATTATCAGCAACTTATGCAGAGGTTATGATATATCCTTTGTTTATAACATTTTCTTGTTTGATAGAATTTAACCAATTTACTAAGACAGAAAGTAAACCAAATTTAATAGATTTAAAGAATTTATTGCTTGTAGATTTAAATGACATGTATACGAGGCCAACAATGAAGCATGTAGCTATAGAAGGAGAAACAAATAAGCATATGAAAGTGGTTGTTCGAAATAGTTTCGCAGACCATCCATTAATAACAGGACCTCGTTATCAACCAAATGACTTTAAACTTGCTGCTTCAAAAATTCTGCACCAGGACATATCTGGTGTTGTACTTTGTGGAATTAACAAGGGTAATCGATtgattcataaaataaaaacatcCAAAAGTTTAAGGTTTTACAGGGTAAAAGGATTATTAGGAGAGGCAACagataattattttcatactGGAAAAGTAGTAGAAAAATCTACATACGCGCACGTAAGACGCGGCCACCTTGACAAGTTATGTAGCTCGATGCAATCTTCTCAtcaaaaaaaaatgtttcagtaTGTCGAGATTTAATGGACACTTAGAAacaattatatacaatataactctattatattttcatatgtTTATAGATTGTCTGGTGTAGATATTCAGAGTCAAGCTGCATACGAACTAGCAATTAAAGGCCCAATTAGACCAGCGGATCCTAATATCCCTATGGTATATACTATTAGATGTGTAGACTTTTCACCCCCAGAATTTGCATTAGGTAAATATATCTCACTAAATAAAGTTTTGAAGTAATAATAGAATTTGTAAGAAAATTACATTCTATATCTCTTATAATGTTGTAGAAATTGTTTGCACAAATGAATATGATTTGTACCTGAAAACCATTATTCATGAGCTAGGGCTGAAGCTTCGTAGCAATGCTACTTGTACTCAAATACTTTGTTTACAAGATGGTCTATTTAATATACAGCATGCTTTATTAACAAAGCATTGGACTCTACAACACATTGTAAACAACATGCAAATGTGTCAACAAATTATAGATCAGAATGAAGATTGCTTACATCAGAAAAACCCTGCATTAGTAAAACCTGCTTACAATCCTATGGAAATTTAAGTATTGAATAAtcatgttaaataaatatttattatttgttatattacagtagtatttattttgataattattaaagGTTTATTATATCTATCATCAGTTATACAATATCAAttactatatacatacatccAATATAAAATAACACTTCAACTGCAACAAATTAACTTTCATTGTCGGTTACGCTTCGCTACGGCTTCTTTTAGATCGCTGACTAGTATCAGAATCATCGTGTCTATCTGTAGGTTTCATGGATCTTCCCCTTGTTTTATGTTTATTTGGCCACTGTTGCATTTTCATACTCTTCGCTATTACACGTTTTTGATGATCTAGCTGTGGAAACAAATCTGTAAaagaataagtaaaataaagtaaaaagttatatatttccaaatttcatttcaaatatttaatttaatacctTGAGATTTTTCTAAAGCTTCTTTTGCTGAATTCATCTCTGCTTCTTGAATACTATGACCTGATGCCTTTGCTAATCGTTTTCCTTGGAAATATACAGCAACGGTATAAACTCTTGTATTTGTTGGTCCTTTACACTCAATCACTctaaaaagaaaattgaatcacaatattgtatattgtattatgtatattttttgtaatatatataaaaacatttAAAGTTGTGTGACTTGGACCTACTTGTATACAGGAATATCAGGTTCTCCACCATCCATTGTTCTTAATGTTAAGCAACATTGCTGCAATTTACTCTTTGGATCATTCCAATCTTGATTCATAATGAAATCTTGTAAACGTGGGAAGAAACATACGTCACAAAAGACACGACAAAATTCTAAGCCCTTATCGACGTAAAGAGCTCCCAGAAACGCTTCCAATAAATCTGCCCTGTCTTTTGTCTTTAATTCGGCTTTTGGATTACCATAAAGTGCATACTGAGTCATCCCCAAATCATCACATACTACAGCTtgagttttattatttacaagAGAACTTCGTAATAActgtaaaatataagaatattgtatataatatgaGAGTACTTTCTCATGTctttatgaaaaaaaattataGTACTACTTACAGATAGATGCCCTTCATGATGTTCtggaaaatatttgtataaatattcggAAACTATCAATTGTAATACAGTGTCTCCTAAAAATTCTAAACGTTGATTAGAACCCAGCGTTAAGTTCGTGTATCCTATACTGCGATCGGTAAATGCTCTAGCCAAAAGACGGATATGAGTAAACACAATACCAATAGATTCttcaaattttgttaatttctaaaaataagATAGAAGCTGTCAATATATCAttaaatacgaaatattttttaatacttacTTGCAATAGTTCAAAACTTGGTATCCATTGTCTATCACCTGTTGGTTCCTGCTCTTGCAAAGGATGCTTTGGGTAATTTACCCAAACTTTTCCGAGATCTTCTTCAGTCTTGAAAAGTGTTTCGCCAAAAACTCTATCTGCAACTTCTATACCACCATCAAGAAATAATGAACCCATTAATGCCTCAAAACAATTTGCCATTGCATGTCGTAATTCTAAATCATGACAAAGATCACTTCCGTGTGCGTAGAGCATGTATTCCTCTAGATTTAATTTCTTTGCTAATACAGCGAGGTGTTGATTTTGAACAATTGCTGCTCTGTAAGTAGCCAAACCACCTTCTTCTAAGTCAGGAAACATATGAAATAAATGAATCGATGTTAGAAATTCTACTACTGCATCTCCTAAGAACTCCAACCTTTCATTGTGCGCTATTGAAGATTCAGTTTCGGTTCTCGCACCAAATCTTGACATTATATTGATTAATGTATTAATACCACGTTTTCGAGTATTCATATAATGTATTCGCCGATCACCATATTCCGGTTGTCTTATTCCACAATTAGTCAAAGAATTCCGTGCATGATCTGGATTTGTACCAAAATTTTCACGGTAACTAGGATGCGTTAGAGCTAACTGAAGAAGATATCTGTTTCTAAATTCATAGCCTAAGGTACACTCTAAGTTATCTAAAGATTTATGAAATCTTAAATGACAAACAAGTACTGGAATTAACATTGCATGTTGTACTATATCACACATTATTCCAGTTCTATAAAATCCTTCAGAACTAACATCCACAGTAACATCACGTTTCATTTTGCTTTGGGTTCTTAATTCCTGGAGCTTATTCTCTTTTGCTTCTAACTTTCGTTTATCTTCAAACGATGGTTTTGGCATATTAGCCAATAAATGACGAAATTTTACATAGTCACGCCAAGCTTTTTGGtaactgaaataaataaaaacaatttaaaTATTACCTTTCGTCAAAGAAATAATTTCACAGCAAAAGATATTTACTCTGCATTTCCTGCATAACTAAGTTGTGGTGGTCTAATTCCAAAATGTACAATTTCAGGGTACGCAATTACACCAGGTGGCTGATCTGCTTGGTTCCTATCTAACTGATCTACACGAACACTGCATGGTTTTTTTCCAGGATATGTAACAATCATACCCTTTACTTCGTCCGCAAAATTTTGCCATTTATATTGGGGCATCTCTACTAACCTAGGTAGATCGTCTGGATCTATTAACAATTTACTACTTTTGATTAAGTAATTTAAAACCTCATTCATGGATAGTATTTCCTGTCCATTGTCAGCTAAATCGCGAACGAATCTTGGCATAAAATGAAACTGACCACAACCTGATTTATTTTGTGCAGCTTGTAAATCAAAGTCTGTAAGTtctaatatttctttaaataaataagtttctgaaaaagaaagaattttttataaaCATGAAATACATTCAATCATGTAGTAAATATAACGAAAGAAAACTTACGGAAATAGTCCAATtcttcaataataaaattttctgGCAACTTCTCATCTATGTAAAGGATTGTATACTCAATGTTAAATCTTATTACTTTACAAGTCGGTAATTTTACGAGAGGAAAATGTGAGAGCATAGAAAACCCTTCAAATATAAATTCGTGCTCATCATGCTTAATAATTGTTGGTGTTTTAGTAAGAAAGTTCGTTGGGGGGCTAATTGTTATTCGATAATGATATAATTTATCAGcattatttgtatttaaatCACATTTATTTATTGCACCCTCTCCAGCATAGATTCCATGTCTAATACCGGACCTTCTTGATTTTGCGCTACACCTACACAATGGTCCATCATTCATCTgtaatatcaaacaattttttttaacgtTAATCGCACGAAACATTACAAAagattgaaaaagaaagatacttACTTCTCCTGGATCATTAAACCACATTTCGGGATGTAATCTTTGTGGATGTTGTTTCTTTGCCATTAATTCTTCCATTgttctgtcatcttcatccaTTGAACTATCACTGTCAGAAGAAGAGCTACTACAAGCTTCAGATTTGTGCCTGCATAAACGAGCTCTAGTTTTTCTTGGGGGTGGTTCATAAGGAGGCTATACggtaaaagattaaaaatatttttaaatatataaaaattttctacatatattatattacttgaaaataaatatacctGTAAAGCTCTTGCAGCTGCAGCTCTATTTAGTAATACTTTCTTAAATAATTCACATAACTCTTGCAGTTTAGGTGTACCTCTCATTATTTTTGGGTTGCTTTCATctctattataatataaatctgCTGGTGCAGTACGTGTCCATACTTTTCTTGCATTTTCCATGATACCTTCAGGTCCCATTGCAGATAGTTCATCCATTTTCCTTTCTATATCCTTACTTGTTGCACAATAGTCTTGCCTTGAGATATAAcacagaataaattaaaattgtataaatgtacatatatgtatataatttttaaagatgTACTATATTACTGAGGTACCTATATTTTTCTAGAAGTAACTCTCTTTCAGTTCTATCCCTGTTAATGGGGGGATTATTATTTGGACTAGCAGTTCTAGATGAGTAAGATTCTTGAGATCTAGATCTCTTCCTACTTCTATAACTTGTATATGATCTCTGAGAGCGTGAAGTATGTAAATTGTTTTTTCTGTGTATTGATCTTCTGTCAGAGTCTTCTTCACAATGTAAACGCTCTCTAGAGACCGATCTATTTTTTggatactttgaatatttctcTCTTTGGGAATCATGCCTCGATCTATATGGTGATCTGCTTGATCTACTCTCCCTTGACCTATTCTGTGGACTTCTGGAACGTCTTTTACTAACTGAATAACTATTAGAAGACTCTTTGTCTCTATACCTCCATTCAAACCTTTTATTTTTTTGAGAATCATTAAATTTTACATATGATGATTTTCTATCATCTTCTTGCACTTTATTTGTTTCATACCAAGAATTTTTGCTACTTTGTGGTTTATTCCAATCAGACGAGTAGTTATTGGACTTCCATTCTGCATTGTCATTGTTATGATATGCACTTCCATCATCCCAATTTGTGTTAAAATTACTTACAGGTTGAGAATAGTTAGACATTCCATAATTTTGATTGTTACATTGTAGTTCCGTTGGAGTTTGATAAGGAACATCATAAGAATTTGAAACTTCATTTTGATAACATGTTCCCATAGCATGATACGGTGGAATAAAATTTGCACCTTTATTTTCAGGCAAAGTAGAGACCGGTATATTATAGGATGGTGGTGGCTGACTAAAATTTGGAGGTGGAAAATTTGGGGGTGGCACCGAATAATATCCCATATTTTGCGGCTGAGAAACTCCTGTGCCCCAAAAATAAGATTGACCAACATTTGGAGGAGGATTTGCCATTTTCTATAACCTCACCTGAAATAAGttgatatgaaatattaaactaCATGAGTAAAACGGAACATATTTGTTTTAATAATCATTGAttgcaaatataaaatatataaaaggtGATGTTGCCTAATATACAGGGTTTATAAAACTAAgtgaaaaatatgtatttttacaatttagaATCTTCCATGATATAAGGGAATTTCGATGTTAAATCAAATTATAAAAGTTAtagtaaaaatatgaaatttagatAAATAATACACCTACTAGAACACTATTTCGTGTTGTCAGTTCGATACGACATCTAAATGTAAAAGAAAGAATCTCTCATGCACTATAACACCATCTTCTGGTTGCAtggtaaataaaattcaaattacatAAAAACAGCTAGGGCATTGTGCACAATTATAACaattatatacaataatttttatGCAATAATTTATGtaggatattttttttattttagtaaCATTGATCGATATTAATGGATCGAATcgtaatattttatcatattattataatatattactctAGTTACTCGATAACATTCTATAGCATTATATCTATACTCTAGCTATACTCTacagaagaatataaaaaagatattttattattgcgATATAATAGCTTGTAGCAGCTTATAATCTTAAAACATTTTGatcataatatacatattaatgaatcgaagcatatatacattaatatctcgaataaattgtaataataaacatataactattattactttatttattattagttgtTAGATAAATTATTGTTAGGTGATACATATGGTATAGTATTATGCGATATATACAGAATtaacattatttataatttctggTAGCCATATTCATCCTGTATGTTTAACATCCAACATGGGCGTTTCTTTTGTCGTCTGCAAAGTGTCAAATACTTTGCGCACAACAAAAATGCTCAGAACCAGTGATACTTTTTAGCTGTTCAGAAAAGTTAAAAAGTCGTTCATGATTCTTACCATTGCCAAACGCTTTGGAGTGAACGTACGACATATACTTGTTCaagaaaattgtaattttactCGGTGTTGGCTATGACTCAGTACCAAAGGGCATCTTTTCAAGGTATCGCGACTTTGTTCGAATAATTAAGTTAACATCGAAGGAGATAAAGTACATGGCCTCTGTGAGATTGAAAATTACAATTTCATTCGTCAAAATAATATGAACCCCATTTAAATTGACATTAAATTGCTGCTATAAAATGAGAAGGTTATGCTTGATCGTAAAACGAAAATTACGATATTAAAGtgtttttaaataatacaattatttgCTGCACACGAATAATACGAAGTCGCAAATCCTGAGTGAGCATATATTGTTGGCTTAAGATGTATCTAATATGAGAAAAGTGGATTGACTTATTTGGTATCAGAATCAGCTGATTCCTACATTGACAAAGGATCCCTGATACTTTCGATGTTTAACGAATGAAGAATTGAATTATCTGATGTCGAAAATAGTGATATATGaaggatatacatatatatcatatttttgAACATATAGTTTCTTCGTTATTCTAAAAAGATAAAGATTGAAAGATGTCAGGAAACAATTCTGCTACAGTAGGTACACTTAGAGGTGGTAATCTACAAAATCGTAATTCTCAAAGATCTACACTTTTAAAAGTGGTGATTCTGGGTGATGGTGGTGTTGGCAAATCTTGTCTTATGAATAGATTTGTATCGAATCACTTTGATGAACATAGTTTTCATACAATTGGAGTAGAATTTTTAAACAAGGATATTGATATTAATGGAGAGGCATATACATTGCAAATATGGGATACAGCTGGACAAGAAAGATTTAAGACCCTTAGAACTCCGTTCTATAGAGGCTCTGATATTTGCCTTTTAACATATGCGGTAGATGATAGAACAAGTTTTAAAAATTTAGCACTTTGGAGATCTGAATTCCTTTATTATGCTGATGTTCAAGAAGGATCGACATTTCCATTTATAGTTGTTGGGAACAAAGTAAGCaagaatatttatgaaaaaggGAGTAATATTACTagtaatatttacaaaaataatttttacaggTGGATGTTCCAGATTCTGAGAAACAAGTTTCTACGGAAGAAGCTCAAGCTTGGTGTGCAGAAAATGGGGACCCTCCATTAGTAGAAACATCTGCAAAGGATGCAACCAATGTTGAAGCAGCATTTGGTGCAGCTGTTGCTGCTTGGGCACAACTTGAAGCTAGACTAGAAAGACCATTAGTAGAAGATACTGTTGATCTTTCAAAACAACAATCTCCTCATCGTTCAAGTTGTTGTATGCCTGTGTCTGGTGCTGAGTAGGTTACAGATAcaagattttaaatattttttatgttttcacAACATAATGCATGAAACATATTTCTCAAGATTCACAATCATAATCTAACTGGAATGAATGAGAAAGaggtaaacaaataatttttgtgATGCATACTGACAGTTTTGGTATGGACATATAGAATTCGTTTATATTTGAAAAGAGTATGACATGTCGCAAATTGTACCAACACTTATAAATTATGATTAATGTATTTAGGATATATAaggatattatattatataattctatTGTTTCCTTTGACATAAACAATATTCATTTCTGGTTGAACGATTTGAACTTAATGTTTAAAGAGTAAGATCATTGGCAACACAattacaaaaaatgtaaaatattcaaacaccTAATTACATACTGAGTTGATAACGAAGACAGAAATATTTAGTATCATTGTTGTAGTGACAGATTTGCTGGTAATATACTTTTTCTTTTAGGTCTAACAAAATTATTTGAAGAGATTTCTTGCCTGTCTGCAATACTTTCCTCATAATAAGGTGAATTTTAATGCTGAAAGTAGtttttgtctattttatttttagtgaCACTAAGTGTTTCTTCCGTTGCCAATGTGAACgtatatagatatttttataaattcatatgattttatttattcttacaaaCATTTTTCAGTTTCGTTAAAATATGCAAATTGAAGTTATATTTACGCggaaaaaaataatactttATGGTTGATATTTCCAGAATACAACTGTAAACTGTAAGGTCAAATTGAACGTCCTGCTCGTATCACGCTTTGTGCAGTTCGCGAGCTACAGACAGTATTTTAAGTATTTCAGACATTATTGGCttgtgataaaataataatagtaataaccATGATCATCAACTGCTTTACAAATAAGGAATagatataaaatgtaatttagCTTTGTAATCTAAATTTGCCTTATCTTCGCAGCACAAACTAAGGGCAGTGGtagtaatatatatttatcacaAAATCCTCTGAATCatctttatatatacatatatatatatatgattttgAAATATCTACACTATAAAAAAACATACTCTGCTGCTCTTGGAATGTCCTGCAATCGGTGTTTAAAGATTTTCCTACAAaatgaataatattataaacacATCAAATAAAGCTTTTTGTACAACCTTGTACGTATAAAACGTATGAACGCATTTCTAAAGCACTGTAACTTACTTAAAAGCTACCTAACACTTTAGCGATGCTTTACATAcaggaaataaataatatataatattattataatttaagtaTTATTTTCAATGACAAGGCTTGCATTAATTATAAATGTGACATGCATGCTGGTGCTTTTTGTATAGCTACATATCGAATATATAAATTTGTGGCTTCTTATTCAACAATTTGTTGATTTAAGtgcaaaatatacatatatatatataaaatttaatcataTCAAGGTGAAGACATTTCACCAActgttataatataaaatatcagtTCTGTATTACTTGAATATATTTTACG encodes the following:
- the LOC117154087 gene encoding pseudouridylate synthase TRUB2, mitochondrial, giving the protein MSAVQTVTKYVTDARLVYNALNGVVVIYKPASLHYNRMRETIISNLCRDLNDMYTRPTMKHVAIEGETNKHMKVVVRNSFADHPLITGPRYQPNDFKLAASKILHQDISGVVLCGINKGNRLIHKIKTSKSLRFYRVKGLLGEATDNYFHTGKVVEKSTYAHVRRGHLDKLCSSMQSSHQKKMFQLSGVDIQSQAAYELAIKGPIRPADPNIPMVYTIRCVDFSPPEFALEIVCTNEYDLYLKTIIHELGLKLRSNATCTQILCLQDGLFNIQHALLTKHWTLQHIVNNMQMCQQIIDQNEDCLHQKNPALVKPAYNPMEI
- the drosha gene encoding ribonuclease 3 drosha isoform X2 encodes the protein MANPPPNVGQSYFWGTGVSQPQNMGYYSVPPPNFPPPNFSQPPPSYNIPVSTLPENKGANFIPPYHAMGTCYQNEVSNSYDVPYQTPTELQCNNQNYGMSNYSQPVSNFNTNWDDGSAYHNNDNAEWKSNNYSSDWNKPQSSKNSWYETNKVQEDDRKSSYVKFNDSQKNKRFEWRYRDKESSNSYSVSKRRSRSPQNRSRESRSSRSPYRSRHDSQREKYSKYPKNRSVSRERLHCEEDSDRRSIHRKNNLHTSRSQRSYTSYRSRKRSRSQESYSSRTASPNNNPPINRDRTERELLLEKYRQDYCATSKDIERKMDELSAMGPEGIMENARKVWTRTAPADLYYNRDESNPKIMRGTPKLQELCELFKKVLLNRAAAARALQPPYEPPPRKTRARLCRHKSEACSSSSSDSDSSMDEDDRTMEELMAKKQHPQRLHPEMWFNDPGEMNDGPLCRCSAKSRRSGIRHGIYAGEGAINKCDLNTNNADKLYHYRITISPPTNFLTKTPTIIKHDEHEFIFEGFSMLSHFPLVKLPTCKVIRFNIEYTILYIDEKLPENFIIEELDYFQTYLFKEILELTDFDLQAAQNKSGCGQFHFMPRFVRDLADNGQEILSMNEVLNYLIKSSKLLIDPDDLPRLVEMPQYKWQNFADEVKGMIVTYPGKKPCSVRVDQLDRNQADQPPGVIAYPEIVHFGIRPPQLSYAGNADYQKAWRDYVKFRHLLANMPKPSFEDKRKLEAKENKLQELRTQSKMKRDVTVDVSSEGFYRTGIMCDIVQHAMLIPVLVCHLRFHKSLDNLECTLGYEFRNRYLLQLALTHPSYRENFGTNPDHARNSLTNCGIRQPEYGDRRIHYMNTRKRGINTLINIMSRFGARTETESSIAHNERAAIVQNQHLAVLAKKLNLEEYMLYAHGSDLCHDLELRHAMANCFEALMGSLFLDGGIEVADRVFGETLFKTEEDLGKVWVNYPKHPLQEQEPTGDRQWIPSFELLQKLTKFEESIGIVFTHIRLLARAFTDRSIGYTNLTLGSNQRLEFLGDTVLQLIVSEYLYKYFPEHHEGHLSLLRSSLVNNKTQAVVCDDLGMTQYALYGNPKAELKTKDRADLLEAFLGALYVDKGLEFCRVFCDVCFFPRLQDFIMNQDWNDPKSKLQQCCLTLRTMDGGEPDIPVYKVIECKGPTNTRVYTVAVYFQGKRLAKASGHSIQEAEMNSAKEALEKSQDLFPQLDHQKRVIAKSMKMQQWPNKHKTRGRSMKPTDRHDDSDTSQRSKRSRSEA
- the drosha gene encoding ribonuclease 3 drosha isoform X1, with amino-acid sequence MANPPPNVGQSYFWGTGVSQPQNMGYYSVPPPNFPPPNFSQPPPSYNIPVSTLPENKGANFIPPYHAMGTCYQNEVSNSYDVPYQTPTELQCNNQNYGMSNYSQPVSNFNTNWDDGSAYHNNDNAEWKSNNYSSDWNKPQSSKNSWYETNKVQEDDRKSSYVKFNDSQKNKRFEWRYRDKESSNSYSVSKRRSRSPQNRSRESRSSRSPYRSRHDSQREKYSKYPKNRSVSRERLHCEEDSDRRSIHRKNNLHTSRSQRSYTSYRSRKRSRSQESYSSRTASPNNNPPINRDRTERELLLEKYRQDYCATSKDIERKMDELSAMGPEGIMENARKVWTRTAPADLYYNRDESNPKIMRGTPKLQELCELFKKVLLNRAAAARALQPPYEPPPRKTRARLCRHKSEACSSSSSDSDSSMDEDDRTMEELMAKKQHPQRLHPEMWFNDPGEMNDGPLCRCSAKSRRSGIRHGIYAGEGAINKCDLNTNNADKLYHYRITISPPTNFLTKTPTIIKHDEHEFIFEGFSMLSHFPLVKLPTCKVIRFNIEYTILYIDEKLPENFIIEELDYFQTYLFKEILELTDFDLQAAQNKSGCGQFHFMPRFVRDLADNGQEILSMNEVLNYLIKSSKLLIDPDDLPRLVEMPQYKWQNFADEVKGMIVTYPGKKPCSVRVDQLDRNQADQPPGVIAYPEIVHFGIRPPQLSYAGNADYQKAWRDYVKFRHLLANMPKPSFEDKRKLEAKENKLQELRTQSKMKRDVTVDVSSEGFYRTGIMCDIVQHAMLIPVLVCHLRFHKSLDNLECTLGYEFRNRYLLQLALTHPSYRENFGTNPDHARNSLTNCGIRQPEYGDRRIHYMNTRKRGINTLINIMSRFGARTETESSIAHNERLEFLGDAVVEFLTSIHLFHMFPDLEEGGLATYRAAIVQNQHLAVLAKKLNLEEYMLYAHGSDLCHDLELRHAMANCFEALMGSLFLDGGIEVADRVFGETLFKTEEDLGKVWVNYPKHPLQEQEPTGDRQWIPSFELLQKLTKFEESIGIVFTHIRLLARAFTDRSIGYTNLTLGSNQRLEFLGDTVLQLIVSEYLYKYFPEHHEGHLSLLRSSLVNNKTQAVVCDDLGMTQYALYGNPKAELKTKDRADLLEAFLGALYVDKGLEFCRVFCDVCFFPRLQDFIMNQDWNDPKSKLQQCCLTLRTMDGGEPDIPVYKVIECKGPTNTRVYTVAVYFQGKRLAKASGHSIQEAEMNSAKEALEKSQDLFPQLDHQKRVIAKSMKMQQWPNKHKTRGRSMKPTDRHDDSDTSQRSKRSRSEA
- the Rab9 gene encoding RAS oncogene family member Rab9, with translation MSGNNSATVGTLRGGNLQNRNSQRSTLLKVVILGDGGVGKSCLMNRFVSNHFDEHSFHTIGVEFLNKDIDINGEAYTLQIWDTAGQERFKTLRTPFYRGSDICLLTYAVDDRTSFKNLALWRSEFLYYADVQEGSTFPFIVVGNKVDVPDSEKQVSTEEAQAWCAENGDPPLVETSAKDATNVEAAFGAAVAAWAQLEARLERPLVEDTVDLSKQQSPHRSSCCMPVSGAE